The Bradyrhizobium sp. CCGB01 genome segment ACGCCGCTGGTTGCGTGCTTGAGGATCTTGCCGTCGGCGTAAGGCGTTTCGGTGGTGCTGGACATGTCGGGCATCGCGCGCTCACTGGTCGTTGGTAAGGCGCAATGTGTGGCCGAGGGGCGGCCGGGGTCAACCGCGGCAAGGGAGGCGGCTTTGCATCCGCCTGTACCGCGATTGCATTGCTCTAGCGCGTCATGTGCGCGGTGAGCGGGTGATTGCCGGCATTGCTGAAGAACGCCGCCTCCTCGGCGGTCGCCTCCAGGAGCTGCTCGTCCTGGTTATAGACGTCGTTGCGGAACTGGACGGTCTGGTCCTTGGTCATCCAGGCCGTGAGATAGATCCAGGCAACCGGCACCTTCTTCGCCATGGCGACGTCGAGGTGCTGGCCGCTCGCAATCTCCGCGTCGATCGCGGCGCGGGTCCATTTCGGCTGGTCCTTCAGCAGCCACGCGGCGAGATCGCGCACATTGTCGACACGCGAGCAGCCGTGGGAATCGAAGCGGTAGTCGTCGTTGAACAGGTTGCGCTGGTTGGTATCGTGCATGTAGACCGAATAGGAGTTCGGCATGTCGATCTTGACCGCGCCGAGCGCGTTGAAGGTGCCGTTGTGCTGGCGCACGGTGAAGTTCGGCGTGTGCGTACCCGACCAGTCGACCGAATGCGGATCGATCGGATTGTCGTGGGCGTCGAGCACCTCCATGTGCATGCGCGACAAATAGGTCGGATCCTTGCGCATATGCGCGGAGATCTCGGTCTTCGCGATCGAGGAGGGCACCGTCCAGGTCGGATTGAGCACGACGCTGGTGATCTGGGCCGTCAGCGTCGGCGAAGGCTTTTCGGTCTTGCCGACGATCACGCGATAGCGCCGCACCACCACATCGTTCTCGACCGCTTCGGCGAAGGCGGCGGGGATGTTGACCACGACATAGCGCTGGCCGAAGCCGAAATTCATGTTCTCGAGCCGCTGGAGCGAAGCCTCCAGCTGCCGGATGCGCTTCTGGACGGAGACGTTCATCGCCGCGATCGTGCGCGGCGTCATGGTCCCGGTCGGCGCCAGTCCATGACGGGCCTGGAAGCGCTTGACCGCGTCGGCAAGCTCCTGGTCGAAGGCGCCGCTCGCCTTGTCGGCGGAAAGATCGCCGGAGACGATCAGCCGCTTGCGCAGCAGCTCGTCGCTGGTGCCCTGGACGCCGAGGGCGAACCTGGCATCCGCGGGGATGGCCGGCCAGCCGCCGCGTACGGCAAGGTCGGAATAGCTGAGTGCGGCATCCCTGATGCGTTGGGCCGAGCCTTCGTCATAGGTTGGCTCGTGCGTCAGCGCGAGCGCCGCGGCGGAGCGGCTCTCCGCCGTCGAAGCGGGCGCTGCAGCCTTCGGCGCGGCTGCATGGGCCGGGTTCGCCGCTGCCGGCACCGTACCGGCCGCCGTTGCCGGCCTGGGGCCTGCCTGTCCCGTGGTTTCGGTTTGCGCCAGTGCGGAAGCGCTCGCGAGCACGCCGACGGCAACGATCATCGCATGGCGTTTCGACATGTGTCCCATCTTCCCCATGAGGACGAGGCCCGGACGGGCGCTCGGCAGTCGAAAGCCCCGCGCGTCCAATGCGGGGCTTCTCGATTGGGTCGCGGCAGGGGCGGGATGGGTTCGCGAAATCCGCGCGCAAAGGCGGGCAAATTGCCAAGAAACCGGCAAGAAAAAGGGGCGGCTTGGCCGCCCCGAAAAGAGAGCCGCGCGCAAGCGCGCGGACTGGGTCTCGTTCAATCCGGCCGCACCCCCGCGACGCGGCGGATTGAACATCGGCCGCAGAGGCCAGAGCGTCGATCCGCTCAGCCTTCGTTCGCTGCGATCGATTCCATCAGCGAGACGAGCTGACGCTGCACCGTCTGGTCCTTGATCTTGCTGTAGGCGCGCAGCAGGCGGAGGCTGAAGGCCGAATCGAGGAAGAGCAGGCTTTCGACTTCACGCGCCTTGTTGTCGCCGTCATAGAAGAAGGTCACGGGCACATCGAGGGCGGTGGCGATCTGCTGAAGCCGAGCCGCGCCGACGCGATTGACGCCCTTCTCGTATTTCTGGACCTGCTGAAAGCTCACGCCGAGCTTCTCGCCGAGCTCGGCCTGCGAGATCTTCATCTCGACGCGCCGCAGACGGATCCGCTTGCCCAGCTCAATGTCCGGCTTGCCGGCACTGCGCTGCTTCATTCTTTTCGCCGCTGTTTTCATATTCGTTTCTCACCGTTGTTCTTCGGTTGAAAATCCCCCGAAGAGCTGGGTCAGGGGTTCGCCCATATACGAGTCCTTGAATTCGTGAGGATGCACGAACTCTTCCTTAAACCACGGGAAGCGAGCCGGGCTGAAAGCTTCGATCAGCCAGTCGATCATGTGCCGCACGCGTGGAATCCTGCCGCTACCGGGGTGGTAGGACAACCAGATATCCAGCGGTCGGTTCAGTTCGACCTCCAGTGGAATCAACTTCCCGCCAAGCGCAATGGCGTAGCTCGGGAAGACGCCGATTCCGGCGCCATTCGCGACCGCCCAATAGTTGGCGCTTGAGACGTTGGTCTTCATGACCAGAAGGTCACGTTCCGGAACGCCCGGGAAGAAGCTCTCGAAGGTTTCCTTGGCGGCGAGCTGGTCGGCGAATTGCAGCACCAGACGGTGCTTGATCAATTCGACGGCCGAGCGCGGCGTGCCGTATTTCTCGAGGTATTTTTCCGAAGCCCAGAACATCAGGTGCATGCGGCCGAGCCGCACCAGCTTGACGTCGAGCGCCGAGGGACGCGACAAATGGATGGCGACGTCGGCCTCGTGGCGGGAGACGTCGGCCGAGCGCATCGCGCAATGCAGGTCGACCAGGATCTTCGGATAGGCCTGCTGGAATTCGACCAGCCGCGGGGCGAGCCAGAACGTCCCGAGACCCTCGGTGACGGCCACCCGAACCTCGCCGGACAGGGCGTTGGCCGTCGAATCGCTGGTGCGCAGCACGTCGAAGGCAGCCGCCTCCATGCGCTCGACAGCGGAGACGACCAGTGCGCCTTCATCGGTCAGATGCGTGCCGTGGACGTCGCGGGTGAACAGGGTGGTGCCGGTCTGGCGCTCGAAATCATCAATCCGGCGGCGGACGGCGTTGATCGACAGCGACAGGCGTTCAGACGCCGAGCGAAAGCTGCCGCATCGAACGACTTCCAAGAATATGCGGGCCGCATCCCAATCGGAGAGGCCGCTGATGTTGATCTTTGGGCGTTCCTCCAGTGGAACGCCCCTTTCCGCCAAGGAGTGCATACAAGTCCCTTCGGGTCGCTAAACTGGCAGAATCTGGCGCAAACCACAACCACTGCGGGTTGGGGGCTGGCGAGTTTTGAACGCCATCCTTACCGCCGCATGGGTGGTATCCAAGTGCTGCCAGGGGCTGGGAATCGGACGGAGGATTATCGTCCGGATGAGGGGTGTGGCGTGAGTTCCGTTGCGAGCCCTGAAATGGCTGCGGGATTGTCGGCGCTGTCCGTATTGGACGTCCATGCGCGGGAGCTGCCGCTTTGCGGAATGGATCAATCATCCAGCGCCACGCGTTTTACTCCCGGCCGGCACGAAAATGGCCTCTCGCTCAGCGGGGCGATGTTCGCTGGAACCACGGTTTCCAGGCAGAAACACACGGAAATCATATTCGAAGGCGCGGACGGCTCGTGTTATTCTCGGTATCCCATGGGGGCCGAGGGGATCATCACAAGCACGTCTCGCAGGCCGAATTAACGGAAAGAACGCCCGTGTCGCATTCAGACGAACAGTTGCAGTCGGTGCTGGAAACGCTTGAGGAGTGCCGCAAGGCCCTCAACGAGATGAACAGTCGCGAGTCGGCCGAGCTGCTGTCCATCGTCATCCTCGATGTGCGGATGAAGCTCAAAGGAATTGACAGTGCCGATCTCAAGGCGCTGTGCGACGAAATGCTGCGGAGCGCTGGAAGCGAACCGCAGCCTCCTTCCAAGCAGACGCAGGACCAGCCCCGGCGTCCGCTGCTCCGCGTGGTGAAGTAGCCGCGCCGCCGAGTCTCGCTTTTTGGCGAGATTTGTGCGCGTCCCGATGCCGTATCTGTGATCGCAGACGGCATCGGGAGGAGCCTGGTTTGATGGCGCCTCAGTTGCGCATTCTCCGGCATGGGTTACACCAGAGCCGGTTCTGCTCTGGTCCGGCGGGCATTTTCGCGCGCGGCCCCGAGCATGAGATGGCTCCGACTACATCATGCAAAATGTTTCGATCCCGGCGGCGCTGATTGCCGGCCTCGTCAGCTTCCTCTCCCCCTGCGTCCTGCCCCTGGTTCCGCCGTATCTGATCTATCTCACGGGGGCCACGATCGAGCATGTCGAGAGCGAGGAACCGGCCTCGGCTTCCAAGCGCGCGATCATGATGGCGGCGCTGCTGTTCGTGCTCGGTTTCTCCACCGTCTTCGTGGCGCTCGGCGCCAGCGCCTCGCTGATTGGCGGGCTGATCCGCGCCTGGTCGGCCGAGCTGTCGATCCTCGCCGGCATCGTCATCATCATCATGGGGCTCCACTTCCTGGGACTGACGCGGATCGGCCTGTTGATGCGCGAGGGGCGCCTGACCGCACCGAGGCCAGTCGGCCTCTGGGGCGCCTATGTGATGGGGCTCGCCTTCGCGTTCGGCTGGACGCCATGCATCGGTCCGATCCTCGCCGCGATCCTCTCGATTGCCGCGGCGGAGGCCACGGTCACGAAGGGGGCCGGCCTGCTCGCGGTCTATTCCGCGGGCCTCGGCATTCCCTTCCTGATCGCCGCCCTGATGATCGAGCAGTTCTCGAAACTGTTCGCGCGCATGAAGGGTCAGCTCGTCAATGTCGAGCGCGCCATGGGCGTCTTGATGGTGATCACCGGCATCGGCTTCCTCACCGGCGCGGTCTCGAATGTGAGCATCTGGCTGCTGGAGACGTTCCCGGCGCTGCAGACGATCGGGTAGATCACGGCGTCGGTGCGACGGTGTTGCCAAATCCGATACGGGCAATGATGCCGGTCGCGCCGTTTCGGTTACGATGCGTCAGTGTGAAGCCCTGCCGGTCGGCGGCCGACTTGGCGATCGCAAGACCAAGCCCGGTTCCCTCGACGCTTTGCGGCACCGCCCTGAAGAAACGGTCGTAGATGAACGGCATCGATTCTTCGGAGATGCCCGGCCCGTCGTCGACGATTTCCAGTGCGCAGGTCTTGCCGTCATCGACGATCCCGAGCTCCACGGAGCCACCTGCTTCCGAATAGCGGATGGCGTTGTCGAGGAGGATGCCGATCAGCTTGCCGATTGCGTCGCGATCACCCTGGATCGTGCAAGGCGCATCCGCCGTCATCGCGAGCTGGATGTTGCGTGCCTCGGCCAATGGATGGAAGTCGGCGAGCAACGACGTTGCGAGCGCGGCGAGATCGACGTCATCGCGCTTCTGGAGCGATGCGCCTTCCGTCCTCGCCATTTCAAGCAATTGGCTTGCAAGATATGACGCACGCCTCACGCCGTCGCGAAGCTCGTCCGCGAGCTCGCGTGTCTGTCCGGGCAAATCCGCCGCGATGAGGTTTTCGGTCTGGATCTGGAGGGCGGCGAGCGGGGTTCGTAGCTCGTGCGCCGCGTCGGCAACGAACCGTCGCTGGGCCTCCAGCGCCGAGCGATGACGGTCGACGAGCTTGTCGATGGCGACGATCAGCGGAGCGACTTCCGCCGGCACGCCGACCGGACGGAGAGGCTCTTGCGCGTCGACGCTGCGCCGTCCGATTTCGGCAGACAGGCGTTGCAGGCCGCCCATGGTGCGCTTGATCGACCAACCAAGAACAGCCCCGACCAGCGGGATGGCAAGTAACAGGGGAAGTGCCGCGCCTGTCGCAGCATGCAACGCGATCTCGTGTCTCGCACTCCAGGTCTGCGCGATCTGAACGTCGTGCTGCGCGTGGCTCCAGCGATAGATACGCCAATCCTGTCCGCCGGCGGTGACATTGGACAGTCCCGGCACCGGCTGCCACGGGATATCAATCGCAGGCCCCGCGCGATGCACCAGTTCGCCCGAACGATCCCAGATGCGGACGACCAGCTGATCCTCGTCCTCGCTTTCGAGCAGCGGGCCCGCATCCTTGCGGTCGCCCGGTCCGACATTGACCGCGATCTCTTGCAACTGCGCGTCGAGGAACTTGTTCATTTCATAGGTCACGAGGCCGAACGACGTCGCCGTTGCCAGGAGGCCGATGGCCGCCAGCAACAACATCGCGCGCGTGGTGATCGTCCTGCGGAGCGAGCTCATGCCCCGGACCTGGTGACCATCCATCCGGCGCCGCGGATGTTGTGGATGATGTCCTTGCCGTATCGCTTGCGCAAACCGTGGATGACGACGTCGACGGCGTTGCTCTGCACCTCGTCGCTCCAGCCATAGATCCGGCTTTCGATCTGGCCGCGCGACAGGATGGTTCCGGGGCGTTCCATCAGGGCGTACATCACGGAGAATTCGCGCGCGGACAGCGTCGACTGGATGCCGCGGAAGGTCGCGACGTAAGTCGAGGGATCGAGCGTGATCTCCTTGCTGCTCATCAGCGAATTGGAGCGGTCGTTGACCCTGCGTATGATCGCGCGGATGCGGGCGAGCAGGGCGCGCAGTTCGAACGGCTTGACGATGTAGTCGTCGGCGCCGAGATCGAGCCCCGTCACCATGTCCTCGACCCGGTCCCGAGCCGTGATCACCAGGACGGGCGGGGCCTTCCTCGATCGTGCCGCCTTGAGAATTTCGAAGCCTGTCATTCCCGGCAGCCCGATATCGAGCAGGGCGATCGCGTGTTCGGCGCGTTGCAGGGCGGCGTGGCCGTCGTGTCCGTCGCGAGTCCAGTCCACGGTCATTCCGTTTCGCTTCAATCCGCGGACGAGCGCTTTGCCGAACATCGGATCGTCTTCGATCAGCAGAAGGCGCATTGGTTTGGGAAAATCGCGTTGTCGGGAGGGGAGCCGTTGCGTGGCGCGGTCGTCAGCCGCGGCCTGATCATCTAGCCACATTCGACGCCAGGGCCAAATGGTCAACCGCCAGCGCACAAATTTAGAACTTCTAAAAACTGCTGTGCGGGATTCCGGGAGCCTCGACCTATTCTAAACCCGATCTAATCCTCATCTAATTCTTCGCATTGCAGATGCGCCTCGGTTTGGGACCGCGAAGCCGTCTTTCCAGAACGGCACGCGACATTTTGGGGCGTTGCAGATGAATATGGGTTGTTGGAGTGGCCGCAAGGCCTTGCGTGCTATCTTGCTGTCGACGAGTGCGGCAGTGTCGTTTGGTGTCGGGCTGACGATGCAGATCGGCTCAGCTTCTGCGCAGCAGGGGCAGGCAGCGAATACCGTGCCGCCGGTCAGCGTTTCCCCTCCGCAGCAGCGCGCCCGTCGGGCTCAGACAGCGACCACATCGCGCGCCGCGCGATCGACCCGCCGCACCGCCGTAGTGGCTCCAACCGAAAAGAAGCCGCCGAGCGTCAACAATCAGGACGCACGCACGGGCCAGCAAGGCTACCTCACGCGGAGCGTCACCAGCGCAACGAAGACCAATACGCCGCTCATCGACGTGCCGCAATCGGTGACGGTGCTGACCAGGGAGTTCATCAGAGACCAGGCGTTCACCTCGATCGGTGAGGCGACCCGCTACGTGCCGGGCGTGATCTATCATCAGGGCGAATCCCATCGCGACGATCTGGTCATACGCGGCCAGCGCAGCAACGCGGATTTCTACACCAACGGTATTCGCGACGACGTCCAGTATTTCCGCGATTTCTACAACCTCCAGCGCCTCGAAGTGCTGAAGGGGCCGAACGCGATGATCTTCGGCCGCGGCGGCGGTGGCGGTGTCGTCAATCGCGTGCTGAAGGAGGCCGACGGCACCACCGCTCGCGAGGTGACGGTCGGCGGCAATTCCTATCCCGGCGGGCGCGTGACCACCGACGTCGGTCAGGCCATCAACGAGAACTGGGCCTTCCGCCTCAACGCGATGTACGAGAACACGCAGAGCTACCGCGATTTCGTCAACCTCGAGCGCTGGGGCATCAATCCCACGGTGACCTTCGCGCCGAACGACACCACGACGGTGAAGCTGAGCTACGAACATTTGCACGACCGGCGTACGGTCGATCGCGGCATCCCCTCGCAAATCCGCGCGGGAAACGCCTTCCCGCGCTATCCCTACGACACCCCGTCGTCCGCGTTCTTTGGTAATCCCAACCTCAACTACGCGCTCGCCGACGTCGATATCGGAACCGCCGTCGTCGAGCACGATTTCGAGAACGGGTGGGCGATCAAGAATTCGTCCCAGATCGCCAATTACGACAAGTTCTACCAGAACATCTATCCGGGCGGCGGCGCCAATGCGGGTGCGGTGAATGCCGCCGGCACGTCCAGCAATCTGTCGGCCTACAACAACGAAACTGACCGGACCAATTACTTCAACCAGACCGACCTCACCTACAAGTTCGGCACCGGCCCGATCCGCCACACCGTCGTGTTCGGCGCCGAGGTCGGGCGGCAGGACGGCCTGAACTACCGGCAAAGCGGGCTCTTCAACGGCGTCGCCTCGACCATCGCGATCGATCCGAGGAATCCGACATCGTATGTCCCTGTCACGTTCGCGAATAACGGCGGCACGGATGCCAACAATACCTACAAGCTCAATCTTGGTGCCGTCTACGTGCAGGACCAGGTCGAGATCACGCGTTATCTGGAGCTGATCGGCGGGCTGCGATTCGACCATTTCGACCTGACCTCGCAGGACCGCCGCACACTCGTCGCGCTCAATCGGGTCGATGATCTGGTATCGCCGCGTGCCGGTGTCGTGTTCAAGCCGCTCGAGAATTTGTCGATCTACGGCAGCTACAGCATCTCGTATCTGCCGAGTGCCGGCGACCAGTTCAGCGTGCTGACGCCGGGCCTCGTCATCGCAGCGCCCGAGAAGTTCGTGAACGGGGAGGTCGGGCTCAAATACGACATCTTGCCGCGCCTGCAATTCGCCACCGCGATATATGATCTGAACCGCACCAATCAGCGCTTCGCCGATCCCAACAACGCGGGGTTCTTCATCTTGAGCGGCGCTACCAAAACCCGTGGCTTCGAGGCGTCGTTGACAGGCTACGTGACGGATGCCTGGCAGGTCATGGGCGGCTACGCCTATACGGACGCGCGGATCACCAGCAACAATTCGGCGACTATTCTTGCCGGCAACCGCGTGGGGCTTGTCCCGTACAATACGTTCTCTCTGTGGAACAAGTACCAGTTCACGGAGCAGTGGGCCGCGGGCCTCGGTGTGATCCACTACTCGAACTTCTTTGCATCATCCGACGATACCGTACTGATCCCGGAGTTCACGCGGGTGGATGCCGCGGTCTACTTCAGGCTCGACAAGACCTGGCGTGCCCAGCTCAACATCGAAAATCTCCTCGACCGGAAATACTATTCGACGGCCGACGGGAATAACAACATCACGCCGGGGTCTCCGCGTGTGTTCAGATTGTCAGCAACGGCCAACTTCTGATGACGCGTACAGGCAGCCGGGCCGAGGGCAGGTCGGCAGCACGCAAGAGCAATCGCGCCGCAGAGGCGGCGCGACAACCTTGCTTCGTGCTGGAGATCAATCAGCGGCCCGTTCTGGCGTTCTCGGCGAGGTCGCTGCACTCCGCCCGAACGCGGGTGCAGGAGGCCTGGTTCGTCGAGGAGTTGGAGAGTATGCGTTCGGCCGGGAAGCCTCTGCTGCGCCCGGATGATGTCCGGCATGTCAGACTCGCACTTCCCGCGGAGATCGCCGCGGTGGAACTTGGACGCGGCCTCGATGAGGTGCGCGGCGAAGACGCTAAATATGGCTTTGCGTTTCTTGTGCCGATCGACGTGCCGCCGAATTGATGGGGGCGGGCACTCTTGGGTCCCGTAGGGCGAAGCGCACCGGCTCAGCGCTACGCGACCCGCCTTGCCGCATCCGGCGTCCTTTCCGAAAATGGCGACTGGTAGAGCCAGGCGAGATTATCGCAGAAGCGCTCCAGGCTCGTCTCGCGCATGAGCTGATTGCGCAGCAGCGCGTGGACGCCGGCCGGATGATAGACGTGGTCGCCGAGCTCCCGGGCCTGAAGCTGGACGCGCGCGGTACGCAGCATCCGGGCATTGCGGTATCGCTCCAGCGCGTGGGCGACATCGCCTTCCGTCGCGTCGAGCTCGTCCGCGAGGCAGACGGCGTCTTCCAGCGCCATGCAGGCCCCTTGCGCGAAATATTGCAGCATCGGATGCGCGGCGTCGCCGAGGAGAACGACGCGCCCGTCGATCCAGCGATCGGTCGGATCGCGATCGCAGGTCACCCACGCCTTCCAGTCCCTCCCATGATGAATGATCGCCTTGGCGCGCGGGTGCACGTCCCGGAAACCTTCGAGCACCTCCTCGTGGGTCACGGGCTTCGCCGCGAACGCCTCGGCGGGATCGTTGTGGCAGGTGATCGCGAGATTGAACACTTTCCAGCCCGAGAGCGGGTAATGCACGAGATGGCACTTGGCGCCGGCCCACAACGTCGCGGCGTTCCAGCGCAGATATTCCGGCATCTGCTCGGTCGGGATGACCGAACGATAGGTGGTGTGGCCCGCGACCCGTGGCGCGCCGTCGGCGACCATCTGCTGGCGAATGCGGGACCGGAGCCCGTCCGCGGCAATCAAGAAGGACCCGGCGACGCGCTCGCCGGATTTGAGCAGCGCCGTTGCCGAACTGCCGTTCTGCTCGTAGCCGACGACGTCGCAATCGGAGCGCAGCGTGACGGACGGGTGCGCCTCGCAGACGCGGACGAGGATGCCGTGAAGATCGCCGCGGTGAACCACGGCGTAGGGATTGCCGAAGCGCTTGCGGAAATAGCTGGTCAGATCGATGCTGGTGATTTCTTCCGCCGAGATCGCGTCCATCAGCCGGAGCTGATCGATGAAGACCGCGATCGAGCGCACGGCATCGCCGAGTGCCAGGCGATCAAAGGCGTGGAATGCGTTGGGACCAAGCTGGATGCCGGCGCCGATCTCCTGATAGCGCGGTGCGCGTTCCAGGACGATGACCTGAAAACCCTTCTGTGCCAGTGCGATTGCGGCTGCAAGTCCGCCGATGCCGCCGCCGGCAATGATGATGGGATCCTGTCGCATGTCCTCTCCTCGGTGGTTTCCCTATTTTCTTGATGTCTTGGCGCGGGGCTGCCTCGCCCTGGCGCGTGCCTCCGGTTGCTCGTCACGGACGTCCTTGGGCCGCGCCGACGGGGGCACCTTGATCAATCCGGCTTCGACTTCCTGCTCGAGCCGATCGATGTTCTTGTAGAGCTCGACCAGCACGCGCTTGAGCTCCGCTGCTTCCTTGGCGGACATGCTGCCGGTTGCGACTTCCTCATAATAGGCGGCGAGCGGCATCAGCCGCCCCGCCAGCTCGGCGCCTTTGGGCGTTAGCACGACCTGGAGGCTGCGCTGGTCGTTCTCGGGCCGGTCGCGTGTCAGGAGGCCCGCGCGACTCATCTCCGCGACGATGCGCGACAAGGTGGAGACGTCGGCGGACGTCAGCTCGGCGATCTCTCCGAGCCGCAACGGATGGCCCTGCTCCGACAGTGCGGCTAGCACGCGGTACATCGGAAGCGTCAACTTCTCGTGACGGATCACGCGCGCGAAGAGGTCGCCCATGCGAACGCCGAGCCGGGCGAGCAGATAGGGCAGCGAATTCGAAAATCGATACATGGACTTGGATCCTGGCGGGAGAACTCCGCCCGGAATAAGCGTCAATCTTCGCATTAGCAATATTTGCATATCAATCATTTGCATTTACAACTTTCTCATTGACAAGTATTTGGATCAGGTGCTTTGCTTTGTCAACGCCGAAAGCAGAGCCGAAGGAACGACGCCATGCAGGGAAAGATTGCGCTCGAGGAGCACTTCGCGCTTCCGGGGACCGTTCAGGACAGCGCGGGCTTCGCGCCGGCCGACGACTGGCGTGAGCTCGAGGCGCGGCTGCTCGACATTCACGACCGGCGGCTTGCGGAGATGGACGCGCACGGCATCGAGATGATGCTGCTGTCGCTGAATGCGCCGGCCGTCCAGGCTATTCCGGACCGCAGCCGTGCGCTCGAGCTGTCACGCCGCGCCAATGACTTCCTCGCCGAGCAGGTCGCCAAGCGGCCGGATCGCTTCCAGGGCCTCGCAGCGCTGCCGATGCAGGATCCCGACGCGGCCGCGCGCGAGCTCGATCGCAGCGTGGGCACGCTTGGATTTCGCGGAGCGCTGGTCAATGGCTTCAGCGAACTCGCCGGCACCGATCATGCGATCTATTACGACCGCAAGGAGTTCTGGCCGTTCTGGTCGGAAGTCGAGCGCCTCGGCGTTCCCTTCTACCTGCACCCGCGCAATCCGCTTGCGAAGGACGCGGCGATCTACGAGGGGCACCGCTGGCTGCTGGGACCGACCTGGGCTTTCGGGCAGGAGACCGCGGTCCATGCCCTGCGCCTGATGGGGTCTGGACTGTTCGACCAGCATCCGCGGCTTCAGGTCATCCTCGGCCACATGGGGGAGGGGCTGCCGTACTCGATGTGGCGGGTCGACAATCACAACAAGTGGATGCGGACTCAGAATGCCTATCCCGCGCGGCGCAAGATCGCCGACTATTTCCGCGAAAATTTCTACATCACAACGTCGGGCAATTTTCGCACCCAGACGCTGATCGACGCGATGCTCGAGATCGGCGCCGACCGCATTCTCTTTTCCGCCGACTGGCCGTTCGAGAACATCGACCACGCCGCCGACTGGTTCGACAACGCGACGATCTCCGAAGGCGACCGCATCAAGATCGGTCGTGACAACGCCCGCGCCCTGTTCGGGCTTGGAAACACAATGACCCAATCTGCCACAGAGCAGAAGGCGCAATCGCTATCAATGGAGGAACCCCGTGAGCATCTCGTCCGAAATCGACGTGCATGAAGAACTATCCGGAGCCGCGATCGGGCCGTTCCACAAGCTGCTTGGTATCCTGATCACGCTCATCACCCTGTTCGACGGCTATGACACCTTCAATCCGGCCTATGTCATCCACTACGTCATGCAGCCCTGGGGACTCGCACCAAGCCAGGCCGGGTTTCTGGTGAGTTCGGGTCTCGTCGGATTCCTGTTCGGCGCGATCGGTCATGGCAGCGTGGCGGATCGCTTCGGCCGCCGCGGCACGCTGCTCGCTGGCTTGTGGATCGTCAACGTCTTCACATTACTGACGGCGTTGCTGGCGAACGATTTCTGGAGCTATTGCGCTTTGCGTTTCGTCACCGGGCTCGGCCTCGGGGTGCTGCTGCCGTTGGGAA includes the following:
- a CDS encoding helix-turn-helix domain-containing protein, producing MKQRSAGKPDIELGKRIRLRRVEMKISQAELGEKLGVSFQQVQKYEKGVNRVGAARLQQIATALDVPVTFFYDGDNKAREVESLLFLDSAFSLRLLRAYSKIKDQTVQRQLVSLMESIAANEG
- a CDS encoding LysR family transcriptional regulator, whose translation is MHSLAERGVPLEERPKINISGLSDWDAARIFLEVVRCGSFRSASERLSLSINAVRRRIDDFERQTGTTLFTRDVHGTHLTDEGALVVSAVERMEAAAFDVLRTSDSTANALSGEVRVAVTEGLGTFWLAPRLVEFQQAYPKILVDLHCAMRSADVSRHEADVAIHLSRPSALDVKLVRLGRMHLMFWASEKYLEKYGTPRSAVELIKHRLVLQFADQLAAKETFESFFPGVPERDLLVMKTNVSSANYWAVANGAGIGVFPSYAIALGGKLIPLEVELNRPLDIWLSYHPGSGRIPRVRHMIDWLIEAFSPARFPWFKEEFVHPHEFKDSYMGEPLTQLFGGFSTEEQR
- a CDS encoding response regulator transcription factor is translated as MRLLLIEDDPMFGKALVRGLKRNGMTVDWTRDGHDGHAALQRAEHAIALLDIGLPGMTGFEILKAARSRKAPPVLVITARDRVEDMVTGLDLGADDYIVKPFELRALLARIRAIIRRVNDRSNSLMSSKEITLDPSTYVATFRGIQSTLSAREFSVMYALMERPGTILSRGQIESRIYGWSDEVQSNAVDVVIHGLRKRYGKDIIHNIRGAGWMVTRSGA
- a CDS encoding ATP-binding protein; amino-acid sequence: MSSLRRTITTRAMLLLAAIGLLATATSFGLVTYEMNKFLDAQLQEIAVNVGPGDRKDAGPLLESEDEDQLVVRIWDRSGELVHRAGPAIDIPWQPVPGLSNVTAGGQDWRIYRWSHAQHDVQIAQTWSARHEIALHAATGAALPLLLAIPLVGAVLGWSIKRTMGGLQRLSAEIGRRSVDAQEPLRPVGVPAEVAPLIVAIDKLVDRHRSALEAQRRFVADAAHELRTPLAALQIQTENLIAADLPGQTRELADELRDGVRRASYLASQLLEMARTEGASLQKRDDVDLAALATSLLADFHPLAEARNIQLAMTADAPCTIQGDRDAIGKLIGILLDNAIRYSEAGGSVELGIVDDGKTCALEIVDDGPGISEESMPFIYDRFFRAVPQSVEGTGLGLAIAKSAADRQGFTLTHRNRNGATGIIARIGFGNTVAPTP
- a CDS encoding murein L,D-transpeptidase; its protein translation is MSKRHAMIVAVGVLASASALAQTETTGQAGPRPATAAGTVPAAANPAHAAAPKAAAPASTAESRSAAALALTHEPTYDEGSAQRIRDAALSYSDLAVRGGWPAIPADARFALGVQGTSDELLRKRLIVSGDLSADKASGAFDQELADAVKRFQARHGLAPTGTMTPRTIAAMNVSVQKRIRQLEASLQRLENMNFGFGQRYVVVNIPAAFAEAVENDVVVRRYRVIVGKTEKPSPTLTAQITSVVLNPTWTVPSSIAKTEISAHMRKDPTYLSRMHMEVLDAHDNPIDPHSVDWSGTHTPNFTVRQHNGTFNALGAVKIDMPNSYSVYMHDTNQRNLFNDDYRFDSHGCSRVDNVRDLAAWLLKDQPKWTRAAIDAEIASGQHLDVAMAKKVPVAWIYLTAWMTKDQTVQFRNDVYNQDEQLLEATAEEAAFFSNAGNHPLTAHMTR
- a CDS encoding cytochrome c biogenesis CcdA family protein, with product MQNVSIPAALIAGLVSFLSPCVLPLVPPYLIYLTGATIEHVESEEPASASKRAIMMAALLFVLGFSTVFVALGASASLIGGLIRAWSAELSILAGIVIIIMGLHFLGLTRIGLLMREGRLTAPRPVGLWGAYVMGLAFAFGWTPCIGPILAAILSIAAAEATVTKGAGLLAVYSAGLGIPFLIAALMIEQFSKLFARMKGQLVNVERAMGVLMVITGIGFLTGAVSNVSIWLLETFPALQTIG